Proteins encoded by one window of Salvia splendens isolate huo1 chromosome 14, SspV2, whole genome shotgun sequence:
- the LOC121765670 gene encoding uncharacterized protein LOC121765670 codes for MSEGDSRTIDQQSGGNSASKYRGKKDPAWQYCTADIGGGLKKIICDFCHVTIGGGGIHRMKEHLAGAPGNVVSCSKVPSEVRFRMKSSIKEHQDKKKEKVMSAGNGDQCDNEFQDNRNRALINFLVYSQHGVSFIKSVDISSIEANAENLCNLFAEIVEIVGPQNIVHMVTDNAPNYKNAGSLLTEKYPSIAWSPCAAHCINLIMKDMTKLPSVNDVITLASRITVFVYNHKWPLNWLRNRPGWTEIIRPGDTRFGTSFIALKSLYDHKEHLQALVISPGFKIFLRVAKAKEAKQVILDEKFWNNCLIISKIMGPIMRLLRICDSDEKPSLGYVYEGMWRVVKGVKELFKNKERLYEKYVDIIESRWDRMLKKNLHAVAFWLNPAFQYDPESPTDTSEVMAGLVNVWETLCPGVDGFMEEINTFREKRLGFGRKMALGTSKSSRPDEWWRTFGFGGGLLVLMMMEILVASTMVFVT; via the exons ATGAGCGAGGGTGACTCGCGTACGATTGATCAGCAAAGTGGTGGCAACAGCGCTTCAAAATACCGAGGGAAAAAAGATCCAGCATGGCAGTACTGTACCGCTGATATTGGTGGtggattaaaaaaaatcatttgtgATTTTTGTCATGTAACAATCGGCGGTGGAGGAATTCACCGAATGAAGGAGCATCTAGCCGGCGCACCTGGTAATGTTGTTTCTTGTTCTAAAGTCCCTTCTGAAGTTCGTTTTCGAatgaaatcatcaataaaagaaCATCAAGACAAGAAAAAGGAGAAGGTTATGAGTGCTGGTAATGGGGACCAATGTGATAATGAGTTCCAAG ATAATAGAAATAGAGCTTTGATAAACTTCTTAGTTTATTCTCAACATGGCGTGTCATTCATTAAGTCCGTTGATATCTCTAGTATAGAGGCAAATGCAGAGAATCTGTGCAACTTGTTTGCTGAAATTGTTGAAATTGTTGGCCCTCAAAATATAGTGCATATGGTTACTGATAATGCTCCAAACTACAAGAATGCAGGTTCTTTGTTGACTGAGAAATATCCTTCAATTGCTTGGTCACCTTGTGCTGCTCATTGCATCAACTTAATCATGAAGGATATGACAAAGTTGCCTTCAGTAAATGATGTGATTACACTTGCATCTAGGATCACTGTTTTTGTTTATAATCACAAGTGGCCTCTTAATTGGTTGAGAAATAGGCCTGGGTGGACGGAAATCATCAGGCCAGGTGATACTCGTTTTGGTACCAGCTTCATAGCACTGAAGAGCCTATATGATCATAAAGAACACTTGCAAGCTTTAGTCATCAGTCCAGGATTCAAAATTTTTTTGAGAGTGGCTAAAGCGAAAGAAGCTAAACAAGTGATTTTAGATGAGAAGTTttggaataattgtttaattatttccaAGATTATGGGCCCGATTATGAGATTGTTGCGCATTTGTGATTCTGATGAGAAACCGTCACTTGGTTATGTGTATGAGGGCATGTGGAGAGTGGTGAAAGGAGTGAAAGAGTTGTTCAAGAATAAGGAGAGGTTATATGAGAAGTACGTTGATATAATTGAATCAAGGTGGGATAGGATGTTGAAAAAAAATCTGCATGCAGTTGCGTTTTGGTTGAATCCTGCCTTTCAATATGATCCCGAAAGCCCGACTGATACCTCAGAGGTGATGGCAGGATTAGTTAATGTTTGGGAGACTTTGTGCCCGGGTGTAGATGGTTTCATGGAGGAGATAAATACCTTTCGTGAAAAAAGGTTAGGTTTTGGAAGGAAGATGGCTTTGGGTACTTCAAAATCTTCACGGCCTG ATGAATGGTGGAGGACTTTTGGTTTTGGTGGAGGACTTTTGGTTTTGATGATGATGGAAATACTAGTAGCATCAACGATGGTTTTTGTGACTTGA